In Bacillota bacterium, the DNA window TGAACGCCTGGACGGCGCCTTCGTTGTTGAGCCCGATGTCCTCGTAGTCGTACCCAGAGCCCGTCCACTTGAAGACGTAGCCGCCGAACCCCCGCACGATGCCGTACGTATGGTATTGCTCCAAGAGGGGCATCAGAAAGCCGTACTGGTCCCCCTTGTTGAGCCTCCTGGCCATGGCGACCAGCTCGGCCCAGGTGGCCGGCGGCTCGGGCACCAGCTTCTTGTTGTAAACCAGGGCCACGGATTCCACCGTGACCGGCAGTCCGTACAGCTTACCGTCGTACGTGACAGCCTGCAGGCTCGAGGCCGGATACTGGCTCCTTTCATTCCCGAGTACGTCGTCGGGAAGCGGCATCAAGAGCCCCTGCTTGGCCCACTGGCCGATCCAGTCGTGCGGCCAGGTGACGATGAGGTCCCCACCCTGGCCTGCGGGGAAAGCTAGCCCGATCTTTTTGATGAAGTCGTCCCACGGAACCGGCACCAGCTCTACCGCGGTCCCGGTCTGGTTCGTGAACTCGTCTGCGAGCTGGCGGAATGCCTTGTATTCCGCGGTCGTTTCGCCGAACTGAGTCCAAACCACCAGCCTGGAGGCTCCGGCCAGCACCGGCGACGCCAGACTCACGAGCGCCACTAACACCCCGACGGCAAGGCGAAACCACAACCTGGACATTGTGACAACCGCTCTCCTTTCCGATCATTTCCGGTCGCTTCGGGCATGACGGCTCCTCGGGACCGTTGCTAGCCCGCAGTCGCTGCTACCCGGTCACGCCTCGTCGCGTCTCACCCGGCCTTCGCCTGGCCGACCGAGGCTCGAACCACCAGGCTGGGTGTCACGAGGCGGGGTGGGGGCGTTTCGCCGGGGTCCTTAAGGAGTTCATCCAGCAGTTGCACCGCCTGCCGTGCAATTTCGCACGCATCCTGGCGAATGGTGGTCAGAGGGGGCCGGCTCATCGCCGCCATGTCGATGTCGTCGTACCCCATCACGGAGACGCCCTCCGGCACGTCCATGCCCAGGGTAGCCAGGTACTGGATAACGCCTAGCGCGACCCGATCCACTGCCAGGATGGCCGTGGGACGCGGGGCAAGGGCCAGCCAGTGACGGGCGACCCGGTGGCCGTCCTCCACCTGGGTGCTGGCCCTCACCTCCAGGGCCGGGCTGAACTCCAGCCCTCGCTCGCGAAAAGCGTCCTCCAGCCCCTGTCGCCGGTCGCGAAAGATGGTTGCCTCCGAGAGATCGTTGACGAACAGTAACCGCCGGTGCCCGAGATCCAGCAGGTAGCGCCCGGCAAGATACCCACCGCGGCGGTTGTCGGTACGCACGCTGGTGAACGCCGGGCCGGCCAGCGCCGCATCCACGAAGACCGTCGGAATCCGTCGGGAGATGATGCGCTCGACGGCCGGATGCCGCTCGCAGATGCCCATTACCACCAACCCCTCGAGCCGGTAGCGCACCATCTTGCGGAAGATGGGGGCGGTCTCGAACCGTTTGGGGTCAACGGTAGAGACGACGGCGTTGAGGTCCCGCGCCTCAATCTCCTCGATGGCGCGAGTGGCCACCCGCTGAAAGAACGGGTGGGCAATGCCTTCACCGAAGATCAGCACGCCCACCAGCCCGCTCTTGCGCCGGGCAAGCCCCCGTGCCAGCGAGTCGACCTCATAGTCGAGCTCCCTTGCGACCTGCAGGACCCGCTGACGGGTCTTCTCTGAGATATCGGGGTACCCGATGAGGGCATGCGAGGCCGTGGTGAGTGAAACCCCCGCCCTCCTCGCCACGTCTGCGAGCCGCGCCACCTGTCCTCCATCCCAACCAGACGTTGTTGTGACAGCAACTACAGCGATGTAGCCGTCACCGATGAGGAGTTCGCCGCACAGGGGAGAATTCGTGCCCGGGGAGACGGGCATACCTTCATTCGCGCTTCGAGGAGCCCGCAGCGGAGATGGGTAACACGGCACAGCAACGACCGGATGCGGAGCGGCTCGGGTTGGGAGGGACAGGCATCGCCCAACGCCTCGCCCTGGTGCACCGGCGCATCGCCGAGGCTGCCTGCCGGGCCGGCCGGGACCCGGCCTCCATCACGCTCGTGGCCGTAAGCAAGGGAGTCGAGGCGGCGCGC includes these proteins:
- a CDS encoding LacI family DNA-binding transcriptional regulator translates to MARLADVARRAGVSLTTASHALIGYPDISEKTRQRVLQVARELDYEVDSLARGLARRKSGLVGVLIFGEGIAHPFFQRVATRAIEEIEARDLNAVVSTVDPKRFETAPIFRKMVRYRLEGLVVMGICERHPAVERIISRRIPTVFVDAALAGPAFTSVRTDNRRGGYLAGRYLLDLGHRRLLFVNDLSEATIFRDRRQGLEDAFRERGLEFSPALEVRASTQVEDGHRVARHWLALAPRPTAILAVDRVALGVIQYLATLGMDVPEGVSVMGYDDIDMAAMSRPPLTTIRQDACEIARQAVQLLDELLKDPGETPPPRLVTPSLVVRASVGQAKAG
- a CDS encoding maltose ABC transporter substrate-binding protein, with protein sequence MSRLWFRLAVGVLVALVSLASPVLAGASRLVVWTQFGETTAEYKAFRQLADEFTNQTGTAVELVPVPWDDFIKKIGLAFPAGQGGDLIVTWPHDWIGQWAKQGLLMPLPDDVLGNERSQYPASSLQAVTYDGKLYGLPVTVESVALVYNKKLVPEPPATWAELVAMARRLNKGDQYGFLMPLLEQYHTYGIVRGFGGYVFKWTGSGYDYEDIGLNNEGAVQAFSFLRNLYLTERIFPPAVIDRSTQHAVTTGKFEEGKVGMQINGPWVIPGARKAGIDVGVALLPLLPNGKRMVPFTGVQFVGINAYTPNKEAALTLAKMYASRHGQEVLFLATGRVPVRRDVLQLDSVKKDPFVAVWAKQAELGEPMPNIPEMQAVWKPWGDAMDVIVPGKGDVKPMMDKAVSQIRQGIERMRR